One genomic segment of Acetobacteroides hydrogenigenes includes these proteins:
- a CDS encoding DUF6261 family protein: MKKTALLPRLSINSIIGYTEEMLYYVNLYVDPSQLDSERYPAVVEAKQRFEKGFNMSRKSNINLKNADANRDRAFLHLKHLVLAGYYSAKEDIQQEGEKVKQLMERLGFTLYRKRYTTETADINKLVSQISDEYYQQAIHLLNLQDAIDSLAKANEEFFDCDFKAGIERTERKKITPPSRVRRSFEQAIRGLWEYIDAQAIINPQSGWLQTKKAVELLNAKYSAELKRHYTIIRKRKTKQEGNADEQGQQQDGSTQLADGANE, translated from the coding sequence ATGAAAAAAACCGCACTACTACCCCGCTTGAGCATCAACAGCATCATTGGCTATACCGAAGAGATGCTCTACTACGTCAACCTATACGTAGATCCTTCGCAGCTCGATTCGGAACGCTACCCTGCCGTGGTTGAGGCCAAGCAGCGGTTCGAGAAGGGCTTCAACATGAGCCGCAAAAGCAACATCAACCTAAAGAATGCCGATGCCAACCGCGACCGGGCTTTCCTGCACCTAAAGCACCTGGTGCTGGCGGGCTACTACTCTGCCAAGGAAGATATCCAGCAGGAGGGCGAAAAGGTGAAGCAGCTGATGGAACGCCTAGGCTTTACCCTTTACCGCAAGCGCTATACCACCGAGACGGCCGACATTAACAAGTTGGTATCGCAAATTAGCGACGAGTACTACCAACAAGCCATACACCTACTTAACCTGCAGGATGCCATCGACAGCCTAGCTAAAGCCAACGAAGAATTCTTCGACTGCGACTTTAAGGCCGGGATAGAGCGAACCGAGAGGAAAAAGATTACCCCACCAAGCCGGGTAAGGCGATCATTCGAGCAGGCCATCAGGGGTCTTTGGGAGTATATTGATGCGCAGGCCATCATCAACCCACAATCGGGCTGGCTTCAAACAAAAAAAGCCGTAGAGCTCCTCAACGCCAAGTACAGCGCCGAGCTAAAGCGCCACTACACCATCATCCGAAAGCGAAAGACGAAGCAGGAAGGGAATGCGGATGAGC